In Paenibacillus guangzhouensis, a single window of DNA contains:
- a CDS encoding YrdB family protein: MVILKNVNLALAFLLELCALAALGYWGFTRPAGWLVKIILGIGTPVMTAFVWGLFVAPKATYVLPVVYKEIIAFAVFAIAAFALYAAGRSEWALWFAILVIGNRVLMYVWKN, translated from the coding sequence ATGGTGATCTTGAAAAATGTTAACCTCGCGCTTGCATTTCTCTTGGAGCTCTGCGCGCTTGCCGCTCTAGGTTATTGGGGGTTCACACGACCTGCCGGATGGCTCGTAAAAATCATCTTAGGGATTGGAACACCCGTCATGACGGCTTTTGTATGGGGCTTGTTCGTTGCGCCAAAAGCGACATACGTCCTGCCTGTCGTCTACAAGGAGATAATAGCCTTTGCGGTATTCGCCATCGCTGCGTTCGCTTTATACGCAGCAGGCAGATCGGAATGGGCACTATGGTTCGCCATTCTCGTTATTGGGAATCGCGTATTGATGTATGTGTGGAAGAATTAG
- a CDS encoding response regulator has product MKAFRVLIVDDHAHGREGMRDILSIDPEFEVVAEAKNGLEAIEMTAQYMPDLILMDISMPEMDGLQATKHIKAAYPYVKIVMVTVSDDITHLFEALKRGAQGYLLKNLKPSAWHEYLRAIAIDEAPMSKELAFRLLQEFQPRELKPEAAMNPLTAREKEILERVAKGESNREVAEVLKISEHTVKNHLKNILQKLHLENRVQLTRYAIENGLIL; this is encoded by the coding sequence ATGAAGGCGTTTCGTGTGTTGATTGTGGACGACCATGCGCATGGTCGCGAAGGCATGCGGGATATTCTCTCGATTGATCCGGAGTTCGAGGTCGTTGCCGAAGCCAAGAATGGACTAGAGGCGATCGAAATGACCGCGCAATATATGCCGGACTTGATCTTGATGGATATTTCGATGCCGGAGATGGACGGGCTGCAGGCGACCAAACATATCAAAGCGGCATATCCCTATGTCAAAATCGTGATGGTCACGGTCTCGGACGATATTACGCATCTTTTCGAGGCCTTGAAGCGGGGAGCGCAAGGGTATCTGCTCAAAAACTTGAAGCCGTCGGCATGGCACGAGTATTTGCGAGCGATCGCGATCGATGAGGCGCCGATGTCGAAGGAATTGGCATTCCGATTGCTTCAGGAGTTTCAACCACGGGAGCTGAAGCCTGAGGCCGCCATGAATCCGTTGACCGCGAGGGAGAAAGAAATCTTGGAGCGGGTCGCGAAAGGCGAGTCGAATCGCGAGGTGGCCGAGGTGCTCAAGATTTCGGAGCATACTGTGAAGAACCATCTCAAAAATATATTGCAGAAGCTGCATTTGGAGAATCGTGTTCAGTTGACACGTTATGCGATTGAGAACGGCCTCATTTTATGA
- a CDS encoding sensor histidine kinase, with the protein MSYKSLKWMILCIPTVTIGLWEYARHTFLLPYISMDLGNLLATVIVFLVTITMMRGLFKKMEETQEKLNEERMVKAALQEREKLARELHDGISQSLFMLSVKLDQLEMAKSDEERNDKLDKLREKVRYVYEDVRQAIGNLQTEPEAADLPWSQSLLTMIEEFKRETGIEVRLQWQLSEDPLSAKEKIELFACLREALMNVQKHAQATRVWLTGQSTSDGFRCELKDNGRGFEDYPFELKGKGKYGLQMMKDRAGQMGWVLEFIREEGFTVVRIQKGKGDAV; encoded by the coding sequence ATGTCTTATAAATCGCTTAAATGGATGATTCTTTGCATCCCGACCGTAACGATTGGGCTTTGGGAGTATGCGCGGCATACGTTCTTGCTGCCTTATATCTCGATGGACCTCGGGAATTTGCTCGCCACGGTGATCGTATTTCTAGTGACGATTACGATGATGCGCGGCTTGTTTAAGAAGATGGAGGAAACGCAGGAGAAGCTGAATGAAGAGCGGATGGTAAAGGCCGCGCTGCAAGAACGAGAGAAGCTTGCGCGCGAGCTGCACGACGGGATTTCGCAGTCGCTGTTCATGCTGTCCGTGAAGCTCGATCAATTGGAGATGGCGAAATCCGACGAGGAACGCAACGATAAATTGGACAAGCTTCGCGAGAAGGTGCGCTATGTCTATGAAGATGTTAGACAAGCAATCGGTAATCTGCAGACCGAGCCGGAAGCAGCGGATCTTCCATGGTCGCAGTCGCTCCTCACGATGATCGAAGAGTTCAAGCGCGAGACGGGGATCGAGGTCCGCCTCCAATGGCAGCTGTCGGAAGACCCGCTCTCTGCCAAGGAGAAAATTGAGCTGTTCGCTTGTCTGCGGGAGGCGCTTATGAATGTGCAGAAGCATGCGCAAGCGACGCGGGTATGGTTAACCGGCCAATCGACAAGCGACGGGTTTCGATGCGAGCTGAAAGACAATGGTCGTGGATTCGAGGATTATCCCTTCGAGTTGAAGGGGAAAGGAAAATATGGACTTCAGATGATGAAGGATCGAGCAGGACAAATGGGCTGGGTGCTGGAGTTCATACGAGAAGAAGGATTTACCGTTGTTCGGATTCAGAAAGGGAAGGGGGATGCCGTATGA
- a CDS encoding ROK family protein, whose protein sequence is MRRGSIGIDIGGTNVKAGIVLDNGEIVYTDRMPTEAASGSSSLRDRLREMIQSLIAKAGEIEVQLLGVGVGTAGQVQHRTGRVTGATGNLPGWADMLSAAWVSEVSRLPAVVDNDVNAAALGEAWIGAGQAWNDFVCVTLGTGVGGCVILNKQPFRGRDGYAGEVGHQVIVHGGVPCNCGSAGCWEQYASVTALIRQIKAAAEQGGPDFVKPELLFEAARQGDAAAHDIIDNYAGFVAVGLANLLNIFNPSAMIIGGAITSQGDFLFERIRSKVYANVMQVYRDSETVPIVPAQLGDHAGIVGAARLVYLYG, encoded by the coding sequence ATGCGGAGAGGCTCAATCGGAATTGATATTGGAGGTACAAATGTAAAGGCAGGCATCGTCCTGGATAACGGCGAGATCGTCTATACGGATCGCATGCCAACAGAAGCAGCAAGCGGTTCTTCGTCGTTAAGGGATCGCTTGCGGGAGATGATTCAATCATTGATCGCCAAGGCAGGTGAGATAGAGGTTCAACTGTTAGGGGTGGGCGTTGGGACCGCTGGACAGGTACAGCACCGTACAGGACGTGTCACGGGAGCGACGGGCAATTTGCCAGGATGGGCGGATATGCTGTCGGCTGCATGGGTTAGTGAGGTCTCGAGACTGCCGGCCGTTGTGGACAATGACGTAAACGCTGCTGCGCTTGGGGAAGCCTGGATTGGGGCAGGCCAGGCATGGAATGATTTCGTATGCGTTACGCTTGGCACCGGCGTCGGAGGTTGTGTCATCTTGAATAAGCAACCCTTCCGAGGCCGGGATGGTTATGCGGGCGAAGTAGGGCATCAAGTGATCGTTCATGGCGGCGTGCCGTGCAACTGTGGTAGTGCGGGATGTTGGGAACAATACGCTTCGGTCACAGCGTTGATTCGGCAGATAAAGGCCGCTGCGGAGCAGGGAGGTCCTGATTTCGTTAAGCCGGAGCTGTTGTTCGAGGCTGCTCGCCAAGGCGATGCTGCAGCGCATGACATCATTGACAATTATGCGGGATTTGTCGCTGTTGGTCTTGCGAACCTCTTGAATATTTTCAATCCTTCGGCGATGATTATTGGGGGCGCGATTACCTCACAGGGTGATTTTCTATTCGAGCGGATACGATCCAAGGTATATGCCAACGTGATGCAGGTGTATCGGGATTCGGAGACGGTTCCGATCGTTCCGGCGCAGCTCGGGGATCACGCAGGGATTGTCGGGGCAGCTCGGCTCGTGTACCTGTACGGTTAG